In Alicyclobacillus macrosporangiidus CPP55, a single window of DNA contains:
- a CDS encoding Nif3-like dinuclear metal center hexameric protein, producing the protein MEPLGKVVSDLNELFAVEKLGKDPTFSRFIPQAYEQVGFAWREFFEEKFCGLFNGLMIKGNDHVSSVFLAVFPTEQVLCQFIETGQPGDLLFMHHPLHMECGDPRGQWGRGFVPIDPKLLHAIKERRLSVYTCHLPMDYNERIGTTAAMCEALGAKRIGDFYSDEHGSVGAICEIPETSTDQLCDRLKEIFQIPYVDFEGKHHDRIRTVAVVAGCGDVVDRMKEAESKGAQAYITGEIHCHIDNDYGRTRFEMMMEYVRTTSMSLIGVSHAASEYLVKKTQMKNWFNEHHDVQVKLIPQHKWWL; encoded by the coding sequence GTGGAGCCATTAGGCAAAGTCGTGAGCGACCTCAACGAGTTGTTCGCTGTGGAGAAACTCGGTAAGGATCCTACGTTTAGCCGATTTATCCCGCAAGCTTACGAGCAGGTGGGATTCGCGTGGAGAGAGTTCTTCGAGGAGAAGTTCTGCGGTTTGTTCAATGGGTTAATGATCAAAGGAAATGACCATGTGTCCTCCGTGTTCTTGGCGGTGTTCCCGACAGAACAAGTTTTGTGTCAGTTCATTGAAACCGGGCAGCCCGGTGATCTCTTGTTCATGCATCATCCGCTTCACATGGAGTGCGGTGACCCGAGAGGTCAGTGGGGGAGAGGCTTTGTCCCCATCGATCCGAAGCTTCTCCATGCCATAAAGGAACGACGTTTGTCGGTATATACGTGTCACTTGCCCATGGATTACAACGAGCGAATCGGGACCACCGCAGCGATGTGTGAAGCGCTTGGTGCGAAGAGAATTGGCGACTTCTATTCGGACGAACATGGCTCGGTGGGTGCGATATGTGAAATACCGGAGACGAGTACCGATCAACTTTGCGATCGCCTCAAAGAGATCTTTCAAATCCCGTACGTGGATTTCGAAGGAAAGCACCATGACCGTATCCGCACAGTGGCCGTTGTGGCGGGTTGCGGAGACGTGGTTGACCGGATGAAAGAAGCGGAGAGCAAGGGAGCACAAGCCTACATCACCGGCGAGATCCATTGCCATATTGACAATGATTACGGCCGCACGCGGTTTGAAATGATGATGGAGTATGTGAGGACGACAAGCATGTCCTTGATTGGCGTGTCGCATGCTGCCTCGGAGTACCTAGTCAAAAAGACCCAGATGAAGAATTGGTTCAACGAACATCACGATGTTCAGGTCAAGTTGATCCCACAGCACAAGTGGTGGCTATAA
- a CDS encoding TetR/AcrR family transcriptional regulator: MSAKARLDRVSVVLTAASLADEIGFEHVTLAAVASRLGVRIPSLYNHVDGLPGLRRELALYGIRELNKRLQLAAIGKESERAIEAMFHAYRAFARERPGLYEATLHAPDPQDRELEKAAQDIVETVLTVLEPFHFTHEDAIHVVRGIRSVAHGFASLEAAGGFGLSIDPDESYRRLISVFLLGLHSIRQVDEN; encoded by the coding sequence ATGTCCGCCAAGGCAAGATTGGATCGAGTGTCCGTCGTTCTCACCGCGGCCAGCTTAGCCGATGAAATTGGATTTGAACATGTTACACTTGCGGCGGTGGCATCGCGTCTAGGCGTACGCATTCCTTCACTGTACAACCACGTCGATGGTTTACCGGGGCTGCGCAGGGAACTTGCTCTGTACGGCATACGTGAATTAAACAAGCGACTCCAGTTGGCTGCCATCGGTAAAGAGTCTGAACGGGCTATTGAAGCCATGTTCCACGCATATCGCGCTTTTGCCAGGGAACGACCCGGCCTGTACGAGGCAACTTTACACGCGCCGGATCCACAAGACCGCGAGTTAGAGAAAGCAGCCCAAGACATCGTCGAAACGGTACTGACTGTACTGGAGCCGTTCCATTTTACTCATGAGGACGCGATACACGTTGTCCGTGGCATCCGCAGCGTCGCTCATGGGTTTGCATCCCTAGAAGCAGCGGGAGGCTTTGGACTCTCTATAGACCCAGACGAGAGCTATCGTAGACTGATATCCGTCTTTCTTCTCGGTTTACATTCGATCCGTCAGGTTGATGAGAACTAG
- a CDS encoding restriction endonuclease: MAVWLVRAGRGGEWESFALDNGLAVIGWSELPNLMDVQSRDQLYTLLEQTYPGEKRNTLVNWAGQIWPFISVIQPGDVVVLPLKTRSAIAMGEVIGPYQYRTDLPLEARHVRPVRWMKELPRTAFDQDLLYSLGAFMTVCRIQRNNAEERIRALLHGNVVSTQTVQRGEDTDSGEWMAPPDLEQYALDQIRDYITRRFKGHGLARLVGAVLEAQGYRVMISPEGPDGGVDIIAGQGPMGFDHPRIVVQVKSGDSPVDVKVVRELQGVIRNFGADHGLIVAWGGYKSTVTREASRQFFELRLWDADDLVKAVLSTYEKLPEALQAELPLKRIWVLVGEEGE, translated from the coding sequence GTGGCGGTTTGGTTGGTGCGCGCTGGCCGGGGCGGCGAATGGGAAAGCTTTGCGTTGGACAACGGGCTGGCGGTCATCGGATGGAGTGAGCTCCCGAACCTGATGGATGTCCAAAGTCGCGACCAACTCTACACACTGCTGGAACAGACATACCCGGGGGAAAAGCGCAACACGCTCGTCAACTGGGCCGGTCAGATCTGGCCCTTTATCAGCGTCATCCAGCCCGGCGACGTGGTGGTGCTTCCTCTCAAGACGCGTTCCGCCATTGCTATGGGTGAGGTGATCGGGCCGTATCAGTACCGCACGGATCTTCCCTTAGAGGCGAGGCATGTGCGCCCGGTTCGATGGATGAAGGAGTTGCCTCGGACTGCGTTCGATCAAGACCTGCTGTATTCCCTTGGCGCATTCATGACCGTGTGCCGCATACAGAGAAACAACGCGGAAGAGCGCATTCGGGCATTGCTCCATGGGAACGTGGTGTCCACGCAGACTGTACAGCGGGGAGAGGATACCGACTCCGGCGAATGGATGGCGCCACCGGACTTGGAGCAATACGCCTTGGACCAAATCCGGGATTACATTACCCGCCGTTTCAAGGGCCACGGTCTCGCACGACTCGTCGGTGCGGTGTTGGAGGCGCAAGGCTATCGGGTGATGATATCCCCCGAGGGACCCGACGGAGGCGTGGACATCATCGCGGGGCAAGGGCCAATGGGTTTCGATCACCCGAGGATCGTGGTCCAGGTGAAGTCCGGCGACAGCCCGGTGGACGTGAAGGTTGTCCGGGAACTACAGGGCGTCATTCGGAACTTCGGGGCCGATCATGGTCTGATTGTCGCTTGGGGCGGTTATAAGAGCACGGTGACCCGAGAGGCTTCCCGTCAGTTTTTCGAGCTCCGGCTGTGGGATGCCGACGACTTGGTGAAAGCAGTTCTTTCGACTTACGAGAAGCTGCCTGAGGCACTCCAGGCGGAACTTCCGCTCAAACGCATCTGGGTACTGGTTGGGGAAGAGGGGGAGTAG
- a CDS encoding MFS transporter has protein sequence MQGIHLLRTNRNYRNLWLASVGSQLGNWFNEVALAQVTLTLTDSPAAMGFVLLCRSLPAVILGPFAGPLVDRFPKKPFLVATDLVRAVLAFALSLSVWLHASWILYVVSALLGISGTLFGPARSAAMPLMVSRDELATANGLDSQASGLVQIIGAACGGIVAATVGPIMCFIVNAASYVWSAWHILRCHWDETGGERRNGTTYLQSLKAGFEEALHNRVARAIILIGISWGLAGGGYYILIPVLGQQVYHMGGLGIGVLYVIDGIGVLMGAYAVNQFVGKNHRRAVIWYGVAYLTQALFFIALTQFTVFTWGALMLLLMRVSSGVIIPLDTYMVQTSIRPDVQGRVFALHGSTYGGVMQLSYALAGLALARFGIPVVGMVIGAMSMLCGVSWLAQFGRPRRFEGVA, from the coding sequence ATGCAAGGAATACACCTGCTGCGTACCAATCGGAACTATCGAAACTTGTGGCTGGCCTCGGTGGGAAGCCAATTGGGCAATTGGTTCAATGAGGTCGCACTTGCGCAAGTTACACTGACACTGACGGATTCGCCTGCAGCGATGGGGTTCGTTCTTCTCTGCCGCTCGTTGCCTGCTGTCATCCTTGGGCCATTTGCCGGACCCCTTGTCGATCGGTTTCCCAAGAAACCATTCTTAGTTGCGACTGACCTGGTTCGTGCCGTGTTGGCGTTTGCCCTATCTCTGTCTGTATGGCTGCATGCGAGTTGGATCCTCTATGTCGTGTCAGCGCTTCTAGGGATATCCGGCACCCTGTTTGGACCGGCGCGCAGCGCGGCGATGCCACTCATGGTTTCCCGTGATGAATTGGCGACGGCGAATGGGTTGGACTCGCAGGCGAGCGGGCTGGTCCAAATCATCGGTGCAGCGTGCGGGGGAATCGTTGCGGCGACGGTTGGCCCCATCATGTGTTTCATCGTCAACGCGGCATCGTATGTATGGTCCGCATGGCACATCCTGCGATGCCACTGGGATGAGACAGGTGGCGAAAGGCGAAACGGCACAACGTACTTGCAGTCGCTCAAGGCAGGTTTTGAGGAGGCGCTTCATAACCGGGTGGCTCGAGCCATCATCCTCATCGGCATCAGTTGGGGGCTCGCTGGTGGTGGATATTACATCTTAATCCCGGTTCTCGGTCAGCAGGTCTACCACATGGGTGGGCTCGGTATCGGTGTGTTGTACGTCATCGACGGGATCGGCGTGTTGATGGGGGCGTACGCCGTAAACCAGTTTGTCGGGAAGAATCATCGGCGAGCCGTCATCTGGTATGGGGTAGCATATTTGACACAGGCGCTTTTCTTTATTGCCTTGACGCAGTTTACCGTTTTCACGTGGGGTGCCTTGATGCTCTTGTTGATGCGTGTGAGTTCCGGGGTGATCATCCCGCTGGATACATACATGGTACAAACAAGCATTCGTCCCGATGTCCAAGGAAGGGTCTTTGCTTTGCACGGTTCGACGTATGGCGGTGTAATGCAGTTATCGTACGCACTTGCGGGATTGGCCCTTGCCAGATTCGGCATTCCGGTGGTTGGCATGGTGATCGGCGCGATGTCCATGTTGTGCGGGGTGTCCTGGTTGGCGCAGTTTGGAAGGCCGCGCAGGTTCGAAGGAGTGGCATGA
- a CDS encoding GNAT family N-acetyltransferase, producing MFIYDAGDGIHLSLLTIQNAEELFTLTDTSRDLLRQWLPWVDGTKTVEDSKAFIQQSLHQFSSNDGLHAGIWFSGRLVGVIGFHKIDWHNRRTAIGYWLGKEFQGRGIMTRACRAMVNIAFHEYKLNRVEIRTAVENRKSRAIPDRLGFVEEGVCRQAEWLYDRFVDHVIYGMLAGDWLQG from the coding sequence GTGTTCATTTACGACGCCGGTGATGGAATCCATTTGAGTCTGCTGACGATACAAAACGCCGAGGAACTCTTTACGCTGACTGATACGTCTAGAGACCTCCTCAGGCAGTGGTTGCCGTGGGTGGATGGCACGAAAACGGTCGAAGACTCGAAGGCATTCATCCAACAGAGTTTGCATCAGTTCTCGTCGAATGACGGCTTGCACGCAGGGATATGGTTCAGTGGGCGGCTCGTGGGAGTCATCGGCTTCCATAAAATCGACTGGCACAACCGTCGGACTGCGATTGGGTATTGGCTTGGTAAAGAATTTCAAGGTCGTGGCATTATGACCAGAGCGTGTCGGGCGATGGTCAATATCGCTTTCCACGAATACAAGCTCAATCGGGTAGAAATCCGGACGGCTGTTGAGAACCGCAAAAGCAGAGCGATTCCTGATCGTCTCGGCTTCGTCGAGGAAGGAGTGTGCCGGCAAGCCGAATGGTTGTATGATCGCTTTGTTGACCATGTAATCTACGGAATGCTCGCAGGGGATTGGCTTCAAGGTTAG
- a CDS encoding molybdopterin-dependent oxidoreductase, giving the protein MKRWFEHGKWPKWMVRLHYYTIVSFVLLLLTGVALYLPAVHAALITSLPVIYYVHIALGLVFGATLLIPLAARLPAGKLIRRLDWLFPLVFGTVIVITGIFIWQVTWFPTTWRSLAFRWHGWMSYALLAWLLVHAAYKAIGYRPASDGLNARVDPTRRMFLQWLGAGILGAVVLTVIDPVGWLTRSFTSKNDDESTGGRATGFAAYYTVTDGYPSADLSTYRLTVDGLVNHPTTLTWSDLMGLEPYTEEADFHCVTGWSVPNVRWKGVHLSSLVSRVKPLPQVGSVHFYSFDGAYTESLSLSQALDPTVLLAYELNGQLLGRQQGFPLRLVVPKMYGYKSIKWVNRIEFSDKPLVGYWEARGYDDDAYLGTRL; this is encoded by the coding sequence GTGAAGCGTTGGTTTGAACACGGAAAGTGGCCGAAGTGGATGGTTCGGCTCCATTACTATACCATCGTCTCTTTTGTGCTGCTCCTGTTGACCGGTGTGGCGCTGTATTTGCCAGCGGTGCACGCAGCGCTGATTACGTCTTTGCCTGTCATCTATTACGTTCATATCGCACTCGGCTTGGTGTTCGGCGCAACGTTGTTGATCCCGCTGGCGGCGCGATTGCCCGCCGGGAAATTGATCCGTCGCCTGGACTGGCTGTTTCCACTGGTGTTCGGGACCGTGATTGTGATCACCGGTATCTTCATTTGGCAAGTCACTTGGTTTCCGACCACGTGGCGCAGCTTGGCGTTCCGTTGGCACGGGTGGATGTCGTATGCACTCTTGGCGTGGCTCCTTGTACACGCTGCGTACAAAGCCATTGGATATCGACCCGCAAGTGACGGTTTGAATGCGCGCGTGGATCCAACGCGCAGAATGTTTTTGCAGTGGTTGGGCGCCGGGATTCTCGGCGCGGTCGTGTTAACGGTGATCGATCCGGTCGGATGGCTGACCCGTTCGTTCACTTCCAAGAACGATGACGAAAGCACCGGCGGCAGAGCGACCGGTTTCGCTGCTTACTACACCGTGACGGACGGCTATCCGAGTGCGGACCTATCCACCTACCGGCTCACCGTCGATGGTTTGGTGAACCATCCGACCACCTTGACGTGGAGCGACTTGATGGGCCTGGAACCGTATACGGAGGAAGCGGACTTTCATTGTGTGACAGGGTGGAGCGTGCCGAACGTCAGATGGAAGGGTGTGCATTTGAGTTCGCTCGTCAGCCGGGTGAAGCCACTCCCCCAGGTTGGCTCTGTACACTTCTATTCATTTGATGGCGCGTATACGGAATCTCTGTCATTGTCTCAAGCGCTCGATCCGACGGTGTTGCTGGCTTATGAGTTGAACGGGCAGCTGTTGGGCAGACAACAAGGCTTTCCCCTCCGGCTTGTAGTTCCCAAAATGTATGGGTACAAGTCCATCAAGTGGGTGAACCGAATCGAATTCAGCGACAAGCCTCTGGTGGGTTACTGGGAGGCGCGAGGATACGACGACGACGCATATCTGGGCACCCGGCTGTAA
- a CDS encoding YdeI/OmpD-associated family protein, whose protein sequence is MTNSRMNPKVDEFLSKAKKWREEYEKLRSIVLDCELTEEFKWMHPCYTFEKKNIVLIHGFKEYCALLFFKGALLQDAHGILIQQTENVQAARQIRFTNVQEIVEMETILKAYIYEAIEVEKAGLEVNFKKNTDFIIPEELQNKFDEIPALKTAFEALTPGRQRAYILYFSEPKQSKTRQSRVEKCIQQILNGKGLND, encoded by the coding sequence ATGACAAATAGTAGAATGAATCCTAAGGTTGATGAATTTTTAAGTAAAGCTAAAAAGTGGAGGGAAGAATATGAGAAGTTGAGAAGTATCGTTCTTGACTGTGAGCTGACCGAAGAATTTAAGTGGATGCATCCTTGTTACACGTTTGAGAAAAAGAACATAGTTTTAATACATGGATTTAAAGAATATTGTGCGCTTCTGTTTTTCAAAGGTGCCTTGTTACAGGATGCCCATGGGATTCTAATCCAACAAACGGAGAATGTACAGGCGGCGCGCCAGATTCGGTTCACCAATGTTCAAGAAATAGTTGAAATGGAAACCATCTTGAAAGCCTATATTTATGAAGCCATTGAAGTTGAAAAAGCCGGTTTGGAAGTGAATTTTAAAAAGAATACAGACTTCATAATTCCTGAAGAACTTCAAAATAAATTCGATGAAATCCCTGCCTTGAAAACTGCTTTTGAAGCATTGACGCCGGGACGGCAAAGAGCATACATTCTTTATTTTTCTGAACCCAAACAATCCAAAACTCGACAGTCAAGGGTTGAAAAATGTATACAGCAAATTCTCAATGGAAAGGGATTAAATGATTAG
- a CDS encoding GNAT family N-acetyltransferase, whose amino-acid sequence MMYPADEGCVRLVQIDPAEAGAGAKEILSAAIFNPTAERIDDILSQVYSSPDTCLFGFLLDGALVGVAGIRRMENSTAELLHIAIKQSERHKGFGREFVRTVIHSEKLTELHAETDRESAGFYRRCGFSVESLGEKYPGVERFVCRWSQEGPGSDE is encoded by the coding sequence ATGATGTATCCGGCTGACGAAGGCTGTGTCCGTTTGGTACAGATCGATCCCGCAGAAGCAGGGGCAGGCGCAAAGGAGATTTTGTCCGCAGCCATCTTTAACCCGACGGCAGAACGAATCGATGATATTCTCAGTCAAGTGTATTCGTCGCCGGACACTTGTCTGTTCGGCTTCCTGCTAGACGGTGCTCTTGTGGGTGTAGCCGGCATTCGAAGAATGGAGAATTCGACGGCCGAACTGTTGCACATAGCCATCAAACAGTCGGAACGGCACAAGGGGTTTGGGAGGGAGTTTGTTCGAACTGTGATACATTCGGAAAAATTGACCGAACTCCATGCCGAAACGGATCGTGAATCTGCGGGGTTTTACAGGCGCTGCGGCTTCTCTGTTGAGTCTCTAGGCGAGAAGTACCCTGGCGTTGAACGATTCGTCTGCAGATGGTCACAAGAAGGGCCTGGAAGCGATGAGTGA
- a CDS encoding antibiotic biosynthesis monooxygenase family protein, giving the protein MSELARTPEPPYYAVIFTSVRTDGDHGYGEMADEMVELAKTQPGFLGIESVREPNGFGITVSYWETEDAIRLWKENARHQIAQKLGREKWYEGFVTRVSKVERTYRFER; this is encoded by the coding sequence ATGAGTGAGTTGGCACGAACACCTGAACCACCGTACTACGCCGTGATCTTCACATCCGTTCGGACCGATGGAGATCACGGATACGGTGAAATGGCGGATGAAATGGTTGAGTTGGCCAAAACGCAGCCAGGTTTTCTGGGGATTGAGAGTGTAAGGGAACCGAACGGCTTTGGCATCACAGTTTCCTACTGGGAGACGGAAGACGCCATTCGACTTTGGAAAGAGAATGCCCGGCATCAGATTGCACAAAAACTTGGACGGGAGAAGTGGTACGAGGGTTTTGTAACTAGGGTCAGCAAGGTGGAGCGGACATACAGGTTTGAACGATAA
- a CDS encoding metallophosphoesterase family protein, whose product MNTEVQLMRKVAAIYDIHGNLPALEAVLGEIEREHVDCIIVGGDVAWGPDPVGVLHRLMSLPGDVRFVRGNTDRYVAERYGVENGLDPWDAEINKWCADQIDDGQRTFLKNLPDSVSLEIYGLGPTLFVHGSPRRDNEAIRRDTPESELGPMLEGVVEGLVVCGHTHVQFDRTACGKRIVNPGSVGLQIRARGACWALFGPDVDLRQTMYDFEEAAKRIRQTGVPMAEEFAQHILMPPMKES is encoded by the coding sequence GTGAATACAGAGGTGCAACTCATGCGGAAAGTGGCAGCCATCTATGACATCCACGGAAACTTACCAGCGCTCGAAGCGGTACTTGGTGAAATTGAACGAGAACATGTCGACTGCATTATTGTTGGCGGTGATGTGGCATGGGGGCCCGATCCCGTTGGTGTGCTCCACCGTCTCATGAGCTTACCGGGGGACGTTCGATTTGTCCGAGGCAATACAGATCGTTATGTAGCCGAGAGATACGGCGTTGAGAATGGGCTTGATCCATGGGATGCAGAGATCAACAAGTGGTGCGCTGATCAGATTGACGACGGGCAGCGTACATTTCTCAAAAATCTTCCAGATAGCGTGTCTCTTGAAATTTACGGATTGGGGCCAACGCTGTTCGTTCATGGTTCACCAAGGAGAGACAATGAGGCCATTCGTCGAGACACACCGGAATCGGAGCTTGGTCCGATGCTCGAGGGTGTTGTGGAGGGTTTGGTTGTCTGCGGGCATACCCATGTTCAATTTGACCGTACGGCGTGTGGCAAACGTATCGTGAATCCGGGGAGTGTTGGGTTGCAGATTCGTGCTCGGGGCGCGTGCTGGGCGCTCTTTGGACCTGATGTGGACCTGCGCCAGACGATGTATGACTTTGAGGAAGCTGCGAAGCGTATCCGTCAGACTGGTGTGCCGATGGCTGAGGAGTTTGCGCAGCACATACTGATGCCACCAATGAAAGAGTCATAA
- a CDS encoding NADP-dependent oxidoreductase, which translates to MKAMIIDRYGKVPLKLADMPVPTLGENDVLAEIFAASINPVDFKIRDGKLRMLIKYDMPLILGNDFSGVVKQVGSRVKKFKVGDEIYGRAVKDRIGTFAEYIAIDEDAISLKPKNLSFEEAASIPLVGLTSYQALHDILRLSVGQKVLIHAGSGGVGTFAIQLAKSMGAYVATTTSEAGFQLVKKLGADLIINYRNEEFDKILQNYDAVFDIIGGKTLEKSFRVVKSGGQIISIAGLPNARFGKEYGTGFFKTSLFRIATLKITKLEKQYNVKYTYLFMKPSGEQLSIITDLIESEKIKPVIDRVFPFEDAQKAIEYSESGRAKGKIILKIK; encoded by the coding sequence ATGAAAGCCATGATTATTGACCGATATGGGAAAGTTCCACTTAAACTAGCTGACATGCCAGTACCTACACTTGGTGAAAATGATGTCCTAGCAGAAATATTTGCAGCAAGCATCAATCCAGTCGATTTTAAAATAAGAGACGGAAAACTACGAATGCTCATAAAATACGATATGCCGCTTATTTTAGGTAATGACTTTTCAGGTGTGGTTAAGCAAGTAGGGTCAAGGGTAAAAAAGTTTAAGGTTGGAGATGAAATTTACGGACGAGCTGTTAAGGACAGAATTGGAACTTTTGCTGAGTATATCGCAATAGACGAAGATGCAATATCTTTAAAACCGAAAAACCTCTCATTTGAAGAAGCTGCATCAATTCCATTAGTAGGACTGACTTCCTATCAGGCGTTACATGACATTTTAAGGTTATCTGTTGGACAAAAAGTGTTAATACATGCTGGTTCAGGTGGCGTTGGTACTTTTGCAATACAGCTTGCTAAATCTATGGGGGCTTACGTTGCAACTACAACTAGTGAAGCTGGGTTTCAACTAGTGAAGAAATTAGGTGCTGACCTTATTATAAATTATAGAAATGAAGAGTTTGACAAAATATTACAAAATTATGATGCAGTGTTCGATATAATCGGTGGAAAGACTTTGGAAAAATCATTTAGAGTAGTAAAATCAGGGGGACAAATTATTTCTATTGCAGGACTACCTAACGCCCGTTTTGGAAAAGAGTATGGTACAGGTTTCTTTAAAACCAGTTTATTTCGGATAGCAACTCTTAAAATAACAAAACTAGAGAAACAATATAATGTTAAATATACCTATTTATTTATGAAACCAAGTGGTGAACAGTTAAGCATCATTACTGATTTAATTGAGTCAGAAAAAATTAAGCCTGTTATTGACCGAGTATTTCCATTTGAGGATGCTCAGAAGGCTATCGAGTATTCTGAATCAGGTAGAGCAAAAGGGAAAATTATTTTAAAAATAAAGTAA
- a CDS encoding MBL fold metallo-hydrolase, whose translation MNKSMRVTSFGNCVQLTFYPGVFPVNCYLVREDDGLTLIDTGLPSSAKAILAAAQRLDMPIQRIALTHAHGDHVGALDTLREALPDAEVMISARDARLLRGDTSIDPAEPQVGVRGSVKPCKTHPTRLLTAGDRIGSLEVISCPGHTPGHVAFFDARDRTLIAGDAFQTKGGVAVAGTVRPLFPFPALATWHRPTALNSAKHLRQLHPSHLAVGHGNILVDPLDAMDAAIQMAERKLKGQM comes from the coding sequence ATGAACAAGTCGATGAGAGTGACTTCTTTTGGGAACTGTGTTCAACTGACGTTTTATCCCGGTGTATTCCCAGTGAATTGCTACCTCGTTAGGGAGGACGACGGTCTGACTTTGATTGACACAGGGCTTCCGTCCAGCGCCAAGGCCATCCTCGCGGCAGCTCAGAGGCTCGACATGCCCATCCAGCGGATCGCACTCACACACGCCCACGGGGATCATGTCGGTGCCCTCGATACATTGCGCGAAGCGTTACCTGACGCGGAAGTCATGATTTCAGCGCGTGATGCTCGACTGCTTCGTGGAGACACCAGTATTGATCCTGCCGAGCCGCAGGTTGGGGTACGCGGTTCGGTGAAACCGTGCAAGACACATCCTACTCGCCTACTCACCGCAGGAGACCGGATTGGTTCCCTCGAGGTGATCTCGTGCCCGGGACATACACCTGGCCATGTTGCCTTCTTCGATGCAAGGGATAGAACGCTCATCGCGGGTGATGCGTTCCAGACAAAGGGGGGAGTGGCCGTTGCAGGTACGGTACGACCGCTCTTCCCGTTTCCCGCACTCGCTACGTGGCACAGGCCTACCGCTCTAAACAGTGCGAAACACTTGCGTCAATTGCATCCGTCCCACTTAGCAGTGGGACACGGTAACATACTTGTCGATCCACTCGACGCAATGGATGCCGCCATTCAGATGGCCGAGCGCAAGTTGAAGGGGCAGATGTAG
- a CDS encoding GNAT family N-acetyltransferase: MNFVTRTMTQADAIQIAGWTYEPPYDFYNMGGTDESVNELLNGSYWVVESNDGDIIGFYCTGGSAQVPAGHTLGAYLHGVEDVVDLGIGMRPDLTGRGLGTPFLDCVLRKVAARHPSADIRLTVAAFNRRAIQLYRRFGFQYQTEFVRDGVAFQTMLRTAQRTRGGTGHREPSDME, encoded by the coding sequence ATGAATTTCGTAACTCGTACCATGACCCAAGCGGATGCCATTCAAATCGCTGGTTGGACTTACGAACCGCCGTATGACTTCTATAACATGGGCGGTACCGACGAATCGGTGAACGAGTTGTTGAACGGATCGTATTGGGTCGTCGAATCAAACGACGGGGACATCATCGGTTTCTATTGCACCGGGGGTTCGGCTCAGGTTCCTGCCGGGCATACGCTCGGAGCCTACCTGCATGGTGTTGAGGACGTGGTGGATCTCGGCATTGGCATGCGTCCAGACTTGACTGGGCGTGGATTGGGTACTCCGTTTCTGGACTGCGTTCTGCGAAAGGTAGCCGCTCGCCACCCGTCCGCTGACATACGACTGACAGTAGCTGCATTCAATCGGCGAGCCATCCAGCTTTACCGGAGATTTGGATTTCAGTATCAAACTGAGTTCGTCCGGGACGGCGTAGCTTTTCAAACGATGCTGAGGACTGCGCAGCGAACGAGGGGTGGAACGGGTCATCGTGAACCCTCAGACATGGAATGA